A genome region from Dendrosporobacter quercicolus includes the following:
- the fabF gene encoding beta-ketoacyl-ACP synthase II: protein MKKRVVVTGLGAITPIGTGKDEFWQALLAGKSGIGSITRFDASEYRTRVAGEVKDFEPEKYIDKKEAKRMDRCTQFAVAATRMAFEDSGMDLEQVDRSRIGLVIGTGIGGIDTLHDQYKTLFDKGPGRISPFFVPMMIANMAAGQTSIAFGLQGPSTCVVTACATGTNAIGDAFKIIQRGDADAMVAGGTEACISPAAVAGFCAMKAMSTRNDEPAKASRPFEKERDGFVMGEGAGVVILESLEHALARGAHIYAEIAGYGFNADAYHITAPAPEGVQAAKCMQMAIKDAGLVPNDVSYINAHGTSTPPNDKNETLAIKSLFGEHAYKLTVSSIKSMTGHLLGAAGGIEAIASVLSVANDMVPPTINYENPDDELDLDYVPNEARQQVVEVAISNSFGFGGHNATILVKKYRP, encoded by the coding sequence CAATCACCCGGTTTGACGCAAGCGAGTATAGAACCCGGGTTGCAGGAGAAGTAAAAGATTTTGAACCGGAAAAGTATATTGATAAAAAGGAAGCCAAACGGATGGATCGCTGCACTCAGTTTGCAGTAGCCGCCACCAGAATGGCGTTTGAAGATTCCGGTATGGATTTGGAACAGGTGGACCGCAGCCGGATTGGCCTTGTTATCGGTACCGGCATTGGCGGCATTGATACCCTGCATGATCAGTATAAGACGTTGTTTGACAAAGGCCCGGGCCGGATCAGTCCGTTTTTTGTGCCGATGATGATTGCCAATATGGCCGCAGGCCAGACTTCCATTGCTTTCGGACTGCAGGGTCCAAGCACTTGCGTGGTTACCGCCTGCGCCACCGGCACAAATGCGATTGGCGATGCCTTTAAGATTATTCAGCGCGGCGATGCTGACGCCATGGTGGCAGGCGGCACGGAAGCCTGCATTTCTCCGGCGGCAGTAGCCGGTTTTTGCGCGATGAAGGCCATGTCTACCCGTAATGATGAACCGGCCAAAGCTTCACGACCGTTTGAAAAAGAGCGCGATGGGTTCGTAATGGGGGAAGGCGCCGGAGTTGTTATTCTGGAAAGCCTGGAGCATGCGCTAGCCAGAGGAGCTCATATTTATGCCGAAATCGCCGGTTATGGCTTTAATGCCGATGCCTATCACATTACCGCACCGGCGCCCGAAGGCGTTCAGGCGGCCAAATGTATGCAAATGGCAATTAAGGATGCCGGACTTGTTCCGAACGATGTTAGCTATATCAATGCTCACGGCACATCGACCCCGCCCAATGACAAGAATGAGACGCTGGCAATAAAATCCCTGTTTGGTGAACATGCCTACAAGCTGACGGTTAGTTCGATTAAATCAATGACAGGCCATTTGCTGGGGGCAGCCGGCGGTATAGAGGCAATTGCTTCCGTATTGAGCGTGGCGAACGATATGGTTCCGCCAACCATTAATTATGAAAATCCCGATGATGAACTGGATTTGGATTATGTGCCGAATGAAGCCCGTCAGCAAGTGGTTGAGGTTGCGATATCCAATTCCTTTGGCTTTGGCGGGCATAATGCCACAATTCTGGTTAAAAAATATCGCCCATAA